The Ketobacter alkanivorans genome includes the window TATTACAGGATTTGCCGCAGCAGCCTATCAGCGCGGCGTGGACTTCATCCAGATTCCCACCACCCTGTTATCTCAGGTGGACTCCTCGGTGGGCGGTAAAACTGGCGTGAATCACCCGCTGGGCAAAAATATGATCGGAGCCTTTCATCAACCCAAGGCGGTTATTGCTGATACGGATACCCTGAACACATTGCCTGAAAGAGAGATGTCGGCAGGCTTGGCGGAAGTCATTAAGTATGGCCTGATTCGTGATGTCGCTTTCTTGGAATGGATGGAGGCCAATATGCCGAGCCTGGTGGCTCGCGATGCACAGGCACTCACGTATGCCATCAAGCGCTCCTGTGAGGTGAAGGCCGAAGTCGTGGCCGCGGATGAGCGCGAAGGTGGTTTGCGTGCGATCCTGAACCTAGGACATACCTTTGGGCACGCTATTGAAGCGGCTCAGGGTTACGGTAAGTGGTTGCACGGGGAAGCCGTTGGTGTGGGGATGGTGATGGCTGCGGATTTATCCTCACGATTGGGCTTTATTTCAGAGCCGGACGTAGCGCGCAGTCGAGCGATCATTGCTGCGGCCGGGCTGCCAGTACTTGGGCCTTCAGACATGTCGGTGGATACTTATCTGGATAAGATGGCCGTGGATAAAAAAAATGTGGATGCCCGCATTCGGCTGGTCTTGCTCAAGTCGGTTGGTGATGCGATAGTGACTGCGGAATTTGACCAAGGAATGCTTCGAGCCACCCTGAATGACTGCACTGAATCAGCCTGATATTGAACCGAAACTCGGTGATGACCTGCATGAAGATGAGCCTGCCTTAGGGGCCGCGTCTCCGTTTGACGACGGGGATGTGGAGGGCTTGTTCTTTCCTGGTGGCGGGCGTCAGGAGCTGCTGGATCAAATTGCCCATTTATTGCGCTATGGCCCGAGTTTGTTATTGCTGTATGGCGATCAGGGGGTGGGTAAGCACTACTTGATTGATCGTCTGTTAAGTCAGCTCGATCCTGATTTATTCGATGTGGCGCTGGTACAGGCCGATGTGTTGATGAATCCAGAGGTGTTGCTTGCTGGATTGTCTGGGCCTTGGCACAGCAGAGCCCCATTTAATGTCGCCAGTTTGCAGCCACAGTTGGTAGAGTGTGCCAGTGCGGCGGATGATGCCTCCCGTGTGCTGCTGCTGGTGGTAAGCCACAGCCAGTTTTTGGATGACGGCAGTGTCGAACTGCTTTCTATCATGCTGGCATCTTGTGCGGGGTTGCCGGTCAAGGTGGTGTTGGTGCTGGATGCATCTGACCCAGAAGATGTCATGCAGTTGTCGCCGTTGTTTGATCAGGTGCCCGATCATTTTCGCGCACTGCTCGCGCCATTGACCCGTGATGAAACCGCCGCCTATCTTGCGTATCGACTGCATACGGGCGGTCTCGGTCATGTGCATTTCAGTGAGGCACACGTCGATCAGATTTTTAATCACAGTCTCGGCAATGTCGTGCGAGTTAATCAGATAGCGGCCGAGCTGCTGTTGGCGTCGCTGC containing:
- the aroB gene encoding 3-dehydroquinate synthase, translating into METLSVDLGERSYPIYIGSGLLDNLSGLIPKLAGKQVLVVTNSTIAPLYLDRVMAGLKGLQASSLILPDGEQFKTLDTLNQIFTALLERKHSRTTTLIALGGGVIGDITGFAAAAYQRGVDFIQIPTTLLSQVDSSVGGKTGVNHPLGKNMIGAFHQPKAVIADTDTLNTLPEREMSAGLAEVIKYGLIRDVAFLEWMEANMPSLVARDAQALTYAIKRSCEVKAEVVAADEREGGLRAILNLGHTFGHAIEAAQGYGKWLHGEAVGVGMVMAADLSSRLGFISEPDVARSRAIIAAAGLPVLGPSDMSVDTYLDKMAVDKKNVDARIRLVLLKSVGDAIVTAEFDQGMLRATLNDCTESA